The genomic DNA ATTTTAACTATCAATACAAATAAAAGCACTGGTATTTAGTTAAACTTTGCTCGAAATTCTAACGGACTCATTTCTGTTTTGTTTTTGAATAATTTGTTAAAAGATTGCGAATGCTCAAAACCCAACTGAAATGCAATTTCATTGACAGAAAGATGCGTAGTGGAAAGCATCTCTTTTGCTTTTTCTATAATTTTTTCGTGAATATGTTGTTGGGTACTTTGTCCTGTGAGTGTTTTCAGCACGGCACTCAAATAGTTTGGTGACATGTTCAGTTCGTCAGCAATTGACTGTACGTTTGGTAGCCCGTGATTAATTAAATAGTTGTCATTGAGTCGGTTGTTTAACAGATTTTCTAATCGCTCAAGAATTTGATGATTGCTTTTTTTCCTCGTAAAAAACTGTCGTTGATAGAATCGCTCAGAATAATTGAGGAGTGTTTCGATGTGTGATACAATGATATTTTGACTAAACTTGTCCGTATTGGTTTGGCATTCTTGCTGAATATTTTGCACAATTGCTTGTAATATTCCTTCTTCTTTTTCGGAAAGAAACAAAGCCTCATTAACGGAATAACCAAAATAATCGTAGTTTTTGATGTTTTTGGCAAGAGAACTATTCCATAGGAAATCAGGGTGAATGAGCAGCATCCAACCCGAACGTTTGGGCACGGGAAGGCGATTGGGTTCAATGCCAAATATTTGATTGGGCGAAATAAAAAACATGACGCCTTCATCAAAATCATAGGCTTGCTGGCCATACTTTAATTTTGCATTGATTCCGCGTTTTACCGAAATTTGATAAAAATCAAAAACCCAATTTTGGGCATTTACTTCTTCTTTACACGCAATAGCACCGTAGTCAATTACGCTAATAAGTGGATTTTCGGGCGGCGGCAAACCTTTTAGCCGATGAAATTCGCTGATAGTTTTTACCCTAAATGGTTGTGGCGACTGGCTCATATTATACAGAAAGAAAAGCCGAAAAATACTACATAAATCCAACTGAATTTCACCCAAATTAAGCAAAATTCAGTTGGGTTGTAGCGATGTTGGATTATGATTGTTTAAATGCGAGGGCAAAATCTTTGGCAAAATCCGATAGTTTTACTTTTCCTAAAACAGGATGATGTTGGTAATAATGCTCATATATTTTTCGAGTTCGGATACTTGCATTCATTTCTACAAAACCTTTTGCTGTTTCGGGGTTCATACCTATGCCAATCATTCGCTGAAGCATTTGTTCATCAGAAACAACAACTCTCTTTAAATCAGGCATTTCTATTGCATTGCCCAGAATAGTAGTTGCTTCGTTGGGCGAAACCTCATCGCTGGCGATATAGCGAAAAGATTTTCCTACAAAAGGAAGTTCCACCTCTTCGGCAATGGTGGCGGCTATGTCCAACGGCGAAACCCAAGGTTCTACTTCATCGCCGCCATAATTGGAAATAATTGTTCCGTTTGCCTTGATGCTGGGGATGTAGGCCAGCATATTATAGTAAAATCCCATCGGGCGCATGAACTTTACGGCTACCTCATCAGGCAACTGGCTAAGCAGTTGTTCTATGTTATAATGAAATACTAAAATTCCGTTTCCTTGTGGTCGGTCTGCCCCAATACTGCTGAGGTGAATGACTTTTTTGACGCCTGATTTTTCAATGGCCTGTTTGTAATTAGCACCTATCTGGGTGAGCAATGCTACGACATCAGTCTGTTGTTCAAAAAAAGCATTTTTTCCGTGCGTTACCATACTGTACACGAGGTCGGCTCCCGCGAAAGTTTGTGTAAGAAAATCAACGTCTAACATGGTGCCAATGGCTGCTTTTGCGCCAATCGACTCAATCTCAGACTGTCGTTCGGGTTGGCTGCTCACGACGGTTACTTCATGGCCTTTTTCAACTAAAGAAATAGCCAATGGCTTACTGATGTTCCCTAAAGAACCTGTTACTACTATTTTCATTTTTAACATCTTTTGGTATGATGCAAAATTGGGCTATAGTTTTCGGACAAATGTATCCGAATCTATGGTTGTAGTAGCTGTTTCTATGTTTTTTAAAATTGCAGTGTTTTAGGCTTAAGAAATAAAATATTCTTCAATGCGGAACATTTAAGCCTTTTATCTCAAAATAGTTGGTTTCTTTTTTGGGTATAATGAATTTTGTGTTCAATAAAAGAGGAAACTATTTTTCTTGACATATAAAATGCAAACATTAAAAGGAAAAACCGCCATTGTTACGGGCGCAGGTAAAGGTTTAGGCCGTGCGATGGCTTTAGAAATGGCCGCCGAAGGCGTTAATTTGGGTTTGATTGCACGTACAGAAGCTGATTTGTTGCGTGTGACTCAGGACGTAAAGGCGCAGTATCCAGAAGTGACGGTTGCTTACGCGGTGGCCGACGTAGCCGAATACGACCAAGTAAAAACGGCGGTTGCTAAGCTCGCCGACGAACTGAAAACCATTGATATTCTGGTAAATAACGCAGGAATCCTCAAAGTTGGTGGCTTTTTGGAGCTGCCAGTAGCCGAATGGGAGCAAGTATTTCGCGTGAATGTGTTCGGAACGTATTATGTAGTGCACGAAGTGTTACCGTATATTTTGCAACAAGGCAAAGGCGACATTATCAATGTGGCCTCTACGGCAGGCTTGAAAGGTAACGCCAAATTGAGTGCTTACGGCGCGTCCAAAGCGGCGGTTATTAACCTGACGGAAGCCCTCATGCAAGAAGTTCGCAAATCCAATATTCGCGTTACGACCATTAACCCAAGCACGATTGCCACGGAAATGACGCTCAATGCCAAATTTACGGACGGAAACGAAGACAAAGTGCTTCAACCCGAAGACCTCGCCGTATTGGTGGTGCATAACCTGAAATTACCGCAAAGAGCTTTTGTAAAAGATTTTGGCCTTTGGTCAACCAATCCGTAACCAGCTAAAAACGGAAGATTTTTTGTAACTCGTAGTACATATCTCAGTGTAGGTATGTACTATTTTTTTAAATAAATCGGAACAAAATGGTGGCAGAGACCGCGCGGCAGTTATTTTTGTTCTGAATAAATGAACTTTGGAGATGATACTATCCGTCAAAAAAGCCATGCTCATCATGGAATATGTCGCCCAAAATGGCAATAATGTTCGTTTGCAAGACATCGTGGACTCGTTGGGCATGGAGAAAACTACCGCCCATAATTTCCTCAAAACATTGCTCGAACTCGGCTACATGGAGCAAGACCAACACAGTCCGCGTTATCGGCTCAGCGACAAAATGTATATGCTCATGCCGCCGCCGTTGTCCGTGCATACGCTCAAACAACGCTTTCGGCCTATTTTGGAAAAAATAACAGAACTTACGGGTGAAACTTCGTACCTCACCGTCCAACTGGGCACGTATATGCGCCACGAACTCAAATGCGACCCAAACAGGTCGGTGCGTATCAGTTTGGAACTGGGAAAAGAGCTGGATATTATGAACTCTGCTTTGGGAAATGTGTTTATGGCGTATTCGGAATATTTGCGGAATACGCTTTTGCGCAATGAGTCCGCCGCACAACTGAGCGTTTGGGACGACCGCTTGGGCAAAGTGTTGAGCAAGGGGTATGCAGAAGATTTTGAACGCCTAGAGAAAGAACTGAATTGTATTGCAGTGCCTGTGTTAGAACAAAATAGGTTGGTGGCTGCGATTGGGGTTTCGGGGCCATCGTATCGTTTTCAGGCCAAAGAAATGCAGCAAGCCGCCGAAATTGTGAGTTCTTTTCTCCAAAAATAGTTAAACCAACGCACATTCTTGTTCATTGATGAATATGTGTTGGTTTAACATAATAAAATTTATTGCAACAAAACGACTTAGATAGCCGTATAACCGCCGTCGGCGATGTAATACGCGCCTGTGCTGAAAGAGGCTTTGTCTGAACTCAAAAACGCTACTAACTCCGCAATTTCTTTCGATGTGCCTAAGCGATTCATAGGGGCTTTGGCGGCGATTGCTTTTTTCGCGGCATCGTCAAGGTGCGTTTCGAGCAAAGGTGTAAGGATATAACCTGGCCCTACGGCATTACAACGAATGTTTTTCTGTGCGTATTCCGCCCCGATGTTTTTGGTAAGGCCAACAACCGCATGTTTGGTAGCTGTGTAAGCCGAACTGTAAGGCGCGGCTACTGTGCCGTGAATAGAGGCAATGTTTACGATGCTACCGCCGCCATTTTTCTCCATTTGTTCGAGTTGGTAACGGCAACCATAAAACACGCCATTCAAATTGATACTGATTACTTTGTTCCAAGCCTCAATGTCGTATTCGCCAGTGAGTTGGGCTGGACCGCCGATACCCGCATTGTTGCAGGCTACGTCCAGACGACCGTATTGCGCTACGGCTGCGGCTACCAATTGCTTATTGTCTTCGGCACTTGACGTGTCCGCTTTGAAAAAAAACGCTTCGCCGCCGCTGCTTTTGATTTCGTTTACTACTTGTTGGCCGCTTGTTTCGTTAATATCCGACACAACTACTTTAGCTCCTTCTTGAGCATACAAAACGGCAATGGCTTTGCCAATGCCTGAACCTGCGCCTGTTACGATGGCGACTTTGTCTTTTAATAGTGACATAACTGGTGTAAAATTAATGTATAATAAATGATAACTAAATGCGCAGTAAGCTATGAGAATAGTTTGTGCATTTATTCCAAAACCAAATTTATTAAAAGTTAGTTTTTCTTGCTTCAAAATAAATCAATGATTTTTACTTTGAAAATATAAATGGTTGATTATCTGTAATCTATGCCAAAAAATATTTTATAAAAAACAAGCTGCATCTCTTTTGACGGAGAATGCAGCTTGTTAAAATACAGGTAAATATTTGTAATGTTTTAACGAAGACTGTACCCAACGCTCAGAATAAATTGCTGATTGTTTTGTTTGAAAGTCGTGCCTTGCGACTGGAAATAGTCATTTTGGAACTGTGTTAGGCTGCCTTCGTAGCGCAAATCCACAAAAATTTTGCTGATGTCCACGCCGATACCTGCCTGATAGCCAAAGGCAAAGGATTTTGCATCGGGAATGGTTTCGTCGTTTACTTTGGAAGAAATATTATAGCTGCCCACGATACCAGCTTGCAAACGGGCTATTTTGCCGAACGGAAACCAGTTGAGCATGACAGGTACGTCCAAACGCGTAAAACGCACTTGTTGCACATCGCCGAGTGCTTGGCCTGTGCTTGCGTCTGTTACTTTGATGTTGCCGCCTGTCGTCGAAAACAAGATTTCGGGTGCAATGGCGTATTGTTGAGAGCGAAAACGCGTAAAAATACCCGCGTGAAAGCCCAAAACAGCATCGCCTGCGCTGTATTTACGCGAATTGATTTGCGATTGTACGTCTTCGATGGTCATGTTGGCATAATTTACGCCCACACGCGGCCCATAAGAAAACTTAGGGACTGATTGTGCCCAAGAGCAGTTCATTAGCCCCAACAAAGTGATTAGTGAGAATAAATGTTTGTAGTGTAGCATACGATTTGAAGAAATAAATATCCAAAATATCCGCAAATTAACACCAAAAAACTATATCGTTTATCTTACATTTGAAGTATATTTTTTTAAATTTTGGGTAAGGCCAGCCGCGTGTATTTGCAATAGCGCGTACACTGTTGTATTATTGTTGTGAGTTTCTGGAATATGAAAAAATTTAGACAAATCACGGCCTTGTTGGTATTAGGCGCAGCCACATTGGCACAAGCCCAAGTTTCGGCACCCAAATACAGCAACGAATTTCTTTCGATAGGCGTAGGGGCACGAGGGCAGGGCATGGCCTCGGCGCAGGCGGCTATTACCGACGACGTTACGGCGGGTTATTGGAATCCTGCGGGGCTTACCAACATTAGCACGCGTTATGAGGCTTCACTGATGCACGCCGAATATTTTGCGGGCATTGCCAACTACGATTATATTGGTTTTGCGACCCAACTCGACAGCCTTAGTACATTGGCCGTGTCGGGCATACGCCTGAGCGTGGACGATATTGCCGACACGCGTTATCTGATTATTGGCGACCAGATAGACTATTCGCGTGTGCGGAGTTTTTCGTCTTCGGACAATGCCGTGTTGGTGTCGTATGCGCGTAAAAATGTGTTTGTCAAGGATTTAAGTATCGGTGCAAATTTCAAAATTGTTTATAGAAACGCGGGAACTTTTGCCAATGCTTGGGGTTTTGGGCTGGACGCTGGGGCGCAATATCGTCGCCGCAATTGGTTGCTTGGCCTGATGGCACGCGACGTAACCAGCACTTTTAACGCGTGGTCTTATAACACTGCTGAACTTGCCGCCGTTTATACCCAAACGGGTAATAAAATACCTGAATCTTCTATCGAAATTACGCTTCCCAAATGGATTTTGGGCGTAGGCCGCGAGCAGAAAATTTACAAAAAATGGGGAATGTTGGCCGCGCTTGATATGGAAATGACTTTCGACGGGCAGCGCAATGCGCCAGTTTCGTCTAAGTTGGTGTCCATTGACCCACGCGCAGGGCTGGAACTGAATTACAACAAAATGGCTTTTGTGCGAATTGGGGCGGGCAACATTCAGAAAATCAAGCAGTTTGACGGAACAAAGAAAGTAACGTTTATGCCCAATTTTGGCGTAGGCATTCGCTACAAACAATTGGCCTTAGACTATGCACTCACGGATTTGGGCAACGAGTCGGAGGCATTGTATTCCAATATTTTTTCAATCAAATTGAATTTTAAATAAAATAATCCATACATCTCATACACCTTTTTCCCATGAAATCATTTATTACAATTCTTGTTGTTTCGGCTGTCTTGCAATGGCTGCTGCCTTATTGGTGGGTAATGGCTCCTGTGGCTTTTTTAGCTGGTTTTTCGTTCAAAAATAGCCCTTTCATCGCCTTTGGGCAGGGATTTTTGGCGATTGCCTTGCTTTGGTTTGGCTATTCGTTGGCCATCGACATTCTCACACACAGTATTTTATCCAAAAAGATAGCTGAAATGATAACGGGTAGCCCCAACCAATGGCTTATTTTGCTGATTACGACGCTGGTAGGGGGTTTGGTAGGCGGTTTTAGTTCGTTGGCTGGCAATTTGTGGAGCAATAAAGTTTCTTAAAAGATTTTTGATG from Flexibacter flexilis DSM 6793 includes the following:
- a CDS encoding helix-turn-helix domain-containing protein produces the protein MSQSPQPFRVKTISEFHRLKGLPPPENPLISVIDYGAIACKEEVNAQNWVFDFYQISVKRGINAKLKYGQQAYDFDEGVMFFISPNQIFGIEPNRLPVPKRSGWMLLIHPDFLWNSSLAKNIKNYDYFGYSVNEALFLSEKEEGILQAIVQNIQQECQTNTDKFSQNIIVSHIETLLNYSERFYQRQFFTRKKSNHQILERLENLLNNRLNDNYLINHGLPNVQSIADELNMSPNYLSAVLKTLTGQSTQQHIHEKIIEKAKEMLSTTHLSVNEIAFQLGFEHSQSFNKLFKNKTEMSPLEFRAKFN
- a CDS encoding NAD(P)H-binding protein — its product is MKIVVTGSLGNISKPLAISLVEKGHEVTVVSSQPERQSEIESIGAKAAIGTMLDVDFLTQTFAGADLVYSMVTHGKNAFFEQQTDVVALLTQIGANYKQAIEKSGVKKVIHLSSIGADRPQGNGILVFHYNIEQLLSQLPDEVAVKFMRPMGFYYNMLAYIPSIKANGTIISNYGGDEVEPWVSPLDIAATIAEEVELPFVGKSFRYIASDEVSPNEATTILGNAIEMPDLKRVVVSDEQMLQRMIGIGMNPETAKGFVEMNASIRTRKIYEHYYQHHPVLGKVKLSDFAKDFALAFKQS
- a CDS encoding 3-ketoacyl-ACP reductase, giving the protein MQTLKGKTAIVTGAGKGLGRAMALEMAAEGVNLGLIARTEADLLRVTQDVKAQYPEVTVAYAVADVAEYDQVKTAVAKLADELKTIDILVNNAGILKVGGFLELPVAEWEQVFRVNVFGTYYVVHEVLPYILQQGKGDIINVASTAGLKGNAKLSAYGASKAAVINLTEALMQEVRKSNIRVTTINPSTIATEMTLNAKFTDGNEDKVLQPEDLAVLVVHNLKLPQRAFVKDFGLWSTNP
- a CDS encoding IclR family transcriptional regulator — encoded protein: MILSVKKAMLIMEYVAQNGNNVRLQDIVDSLGMEKTTAHNFLKTLLELGYMEQDQHSPRYRLSDKMYMLMPPPLSVHTLKQRFRPILEKITELTGETSYLTVQLGTYMRHELKCDPNRSVRISLELGKELDIMNSALGNVFMAYSEYLRNTLLRNESAAQLSVWDDRLGKVLSKGYAEDFERLEKELNCIAVPVLEQNRLVAAIGVSGPSYRFQAKEMQQAAEIVSSFLQK
- a CDS encoding SDR family NAD(P)-dependent oxidoreductase, translated to MSLLKDKVAIVTGAGSGIGKAIAVLYAQEGAKVVVSDINETSGQQVVNEIKSSGGEAFFFKADTSSAEDNKQLVAAAVAQYGRLDVACNNAGIGGPAQLTGEYDIEAWNKVISINLNGVFYGCRYQLEQMEKNGGGSIVNIASIHGTVAAPYSSAYTATKHAVVGLTKNIGAEYAQKNIRCNAVGPGYILTPLLETHLDDAAKKAIAAKAPMNRLGTSKEIAELVAFLSSDKASFSTGAYYIADGGYTAI
- a CDS encoding porin family protein, producing the protein MLHYKHLFSLITLLGLMNCSWAQSVPKFSYGPRVGVNYANMTIEDVQSQINSRKYSAGDAVLGFHAGIFTRFRSQQYAIAPEILFSTTGGNIKVTDASTGQALGDVQQVRFTRLDVPVMLNWFPFGKIARLQAGIVGSYNISSKVNDETIPDAKSFAFGYQAGIGVDISKIFVDLRYEGSLTQFQNDYFQSQGTTFKQNNQQFILSVGYSLR
- a CDS encoding putative type IX sorting system protein PorV2, whose amino-acid sequence is MKKFRQITALLVLGAATLAQAQVSAPKYSNEFLSIGVGARGQGMASAQAAITDDVTAGYWNPAGLTNISTRYEASLMHAEYFAGIANYDYIGFATQLDSLSTLAVSGIRLSVDDIADTRYLIIGDQIDYSRVRSFSSSDNAVLVSYARKNVFVKDLSIGANFKIVYRNAGTFANAWGFGLDAGAQYRRRNWLLGLMARDVTSTFNAWSYNTAELAAVYTQTGNKIPESSIEITLPKWILGVGREQKIYKKWGMLAALDMEMTFDGQRNAPVSSKLVSIDPRAGLELNYNKMAFVRIGAGNIQKIKQFDGTKKVTFMPNFGVGIRYKQLALDYALTDLGNESEALYSNIFSIKLNFK